The following coding sequences are from one Bradyrhizobium sp. 200 window:
- a CDS encoding type II toxin-antitoxin system RelE/ParE family toxin codes for MKQLPAFFYALSSGREPVREWLKGLSADDRKIVGEDIKDVEFAWPIGMPLCRSLGRGLWEVRSTLTQGRIARVLFCEHEGRMILLHAFIKKTQKTPAGDLELAIKRKKEIV; via the coding sequence ATGAAACAACTGCCCGCCTTCTTCTATGCCCTTTCCTCCGGCCGTGAGCCGGTTCGGGAATGGCTGAAGGGCTTGTCCGCCGATGATCGCAAAATCGTCGGCGAGGACATTAAGGACGTCGAGTTTGCATGGCCGATTGGTATGCCGCTCTGCCGATCCCTGGGTCGTGGGTTATGGGAGGTTCGCAGCACATTGACGCAAGGGCGCATCGCCCGCGTCCTGTTCTGTGAACATGAAGGCCGAATGATATTGCTGCACGCCTTTATCAAGAAGACGCAGAAGACGCCCGCGGGTGATCTGGAATTGGCGATCAAGCGAAAGAAGGAGATCGTATGA
- a CDS encoding PLP-dependent aminotransferase family protein — protein sequence MDDLLPGMLDLARDGGDTLTRQLTDQLRDLIIRGRLAPGQRLPSSRQLAQSLDVSRNTVSFAIEQLAAEGYLSLSAGRRPMVAAGLSLDRRRISPQGNRAASARLSLSAWAGSLHRASWPPVHDGRPRPFQPGLADEREFPHDVWSRCLRRAARNAPLRRDRPINHPPLQEALLGHLVVHRGIKAKASQILILPTAQSGLTLAANVLLERGDHAWIESPGYGGANVALHAAGAVVSAMPLDAQGMAISSPRDAPRLIFVTPSHQYPTGRLMPIGRRLELLRFAETTGACIIEDDYDGEFHYEARPVAALQGLAASPRVFYLGTFSKATYADIRFGYLVVPEALIDVFEIAQRHMGMLTSITMQDALAEFIGAGAYLGHIRRMTRLYKGRRDRMLQALAAEAGDRLSIEVPAGGMQLLARCQTNDRQLSARLLEAGVVSRPLSNMLYHRTGEQGLFLGFAAWNEKEIDQAARILGRIVR from the coding sequence ATGGACGACCTGCTGCCCGGAATGCTGGATCTGGCGCGGGACGGCGGCGACACGCTGACGCGCCAACTCACCGACCAGCTCCGCGACCTTATCATCAGGGGACGCCTCGCGCCCGGCCAGCGCCTGCCGTCGAGCCGGCAGCTCGCGCAATCGCTCGACGTGTCGCGGAACACCGTCTCGTTTGCGATCGAGCAATTGGCCGCGGAGGGCTACCTCTCGCTTTCCGCCGGACGCCGTCCGATGGTGGCCGCAGGCCTGTCGCTCGATCGCCGCAGGATTTCGCCGCAAGGCAACCGCGCGGCAAGCGCCCGGCTAAGCCTGTCGGCCTGGGCAGGCAGCTTGCACCGGGCAAGCTGGCCGCCTGTTCATGATGGACGGCCACGGCCGTTTCAGCCCGGGCTGGCGGATGAACGCGAGTTTCCGCACGATGTGTGGAGCCGCTGCCTGCGGCGCGCGGCGCGAAATGCACCGCTGCGCCGCGACCGGCCCATCAACCATCCGCCGTTGCAGGAAGCCCTGCTCGGGCATCTCGTGGTTCATCGCGGGATCAAGGCCAAGGCCAGCCAGATATTGATCTTGCCGACGGCGCAATCCGGCCTGACGCTGGCCGCCAATGTACTGCTCGAGCGCGGCGATCATGCCTGGATCGAAAGCCCGGGCTATGGCGGCGCCAACGTCGCATTGCATGCCGCCGGCGCCGTCGTTTCCGCCATGCCGCTCGACGCGCAAGGCATGGCCATCTCCTCGCCCAGGGATGCGCCGCGGCTGATCTTCGTCACCCCGTCGCACCAGTACCCGACCGGGCGTCTGATGCCGATCGGCCGCCGCCTCGAACTGCTTCGCTTTGCCGAAACCACCGGCGCCTGCATCATCGAGGATGATTATGACGGCGAATTCCACTACGAAGCGCGTCCCGTAGCAGCGCTGCAGGGGCTCGCGGCGTCGCCGCGCGTGTTCTATCTCGGCACGTTCTCGAAAGCGACCTATGCGGACATCCGCTTCGGCTACCTCGTGGTGCCGGAAGCGCTGATCGATGTGTTCGAAATCGCGCAGCGGCACATGGGAATGCTGACCTCGATCACGATGCAGGATGCGCTGGCCGAATTCATCGGCGCGGGCGCCTATCTCGGCCACATCAGAAGGATGACGCGCCTCTACAAGGGGCGACGCGACCGCATGCTGCAGGCGCTTGCCGCGGAAGCCGGCGACCGGCTCAGCATCGAAGTGCCGGCCGGCGGCATGCAGTTGCTGGCGAGGTGCCAGACCAACGACCGGCAATTGTCGGCACGGCTGCTCGAGGCCGGCGTCGTCAGCCGGCCGCTATCGAACATGCTCTATCACAGGACCGGCGAGCAGGGATTGTTTCTCGGCTTCGCGGCGTGGAACGAGAAGGAGATCGACCAGGCTGCGCGCATCCTCGGCCGGATCGTTCGCTAA
- a CDS encoding helix-turn-helix transcriptional regulator, with protein MKKVHGRKGRIGSSFDDFLKEDGIYEGVTARAIKRVLVRQLDELMRREEISKSQLAVRMKTSRAQLDRLLDPENESVTLGTLARAAQAVGRHLRMELV; from the coding sequence ATGAAGAAGGTTCATGGCAGGAAGGGCAGAATTGGGTCGTCTTTCGATGACTTTCTGAAGGAGGATGGAATCTACGAGGGCGTAACTGCGCGTGCGATCAAGCGTGTGTTGGTGCGACAGCTCGACGAATTGATGCGGCGTGAGGAAATTTCCAAGAGTCAGCTCGCCGTGCGCATGAAGACAAGCCGCGCTCAACTCGATCGCTTGCTCGATCCTGAAAATGAGTCGGTAACGCTTGGGACGCTGGCGCGCGCCGCGCAGGCGGTCGGGCGCCATCTGCGCATGGAGCTGGTTTGA
- a CDS encoding DMT family transporter, with protein sequence MASGLSTRSAAVLLAGVVLAWGTNWPVTKMIVQDVPPLWATALRCMIAAATLAPMLWAQRAFIVPKRGDLPVVFCTSILHLVAFSALVAAGLQFVPAGRAIVLGYTTPLWVAIGAAMLLSEPITRRRAIGIACGLAGLAVIFNPQTLNWGDRNALFGSGLILLAAFCWAGNIVYVRAHKWISTPFQLVFWQVLLAAALLSAIAGITEGAPQIVWTTRLSVLMLYSGIICTAFANWAMTMVNRSLPAVTTSLCLLATPLLGIISATVMLNEPLEPSLFLAMTLIIGGIALGTVAGGWPRR encoded by the coding sequence ATGGCCAGTGGACTTTCAACCCGCAGCGCGGCGGTGCTGCTCGCCGGCGTCGTGCTCGCATGGGGGACCAACTGGCCGGTGACCAAGATGATCGTGCAGGATGTGCCGCCGCTATGGGCGACGGCGCTGCGCTGCATGATCGCCGCCGCAACGCTGGCGCCGATGTTGTGGGCGCAACGGGCTTTCATCGTCCCGAAGCGCGGCGACCTGCCGGTCGTGTTCTGCACCTCGATCCTGCATCTGGTGGCGTTTTCGGCGCTGGTCGCGGCCGGGCTGCAATTCGTGCCGGCGGGCAGGGCGATCGTGCTCGGCTACACCACGCCGCTATGGGTCGCGATCGGCGCCGCCATGCTCCTGTCCGAGCCCATAACGCGAAGGCGCGCGATCGGGATCGCCTGCGGCCTGGCGGGGCTTGCGGTCATCTTCAATCCGCAGACGCTGAACTGGGGCGACCGCAACGCGCTGTTCGGCAGCGGCCTGATCCTGCTCGCAGCGTTCTGCTGGGCCGGCAACATCGTTTATGTCCGGGCGCACAAATGGATTTCGACACCCTTCCAGCTCGTGTTCTGGCAGGTCTTGCTGGCGGCCGCGCTGCTCTCGGCCATCGCAGGGATCACGGAAGGCGCACCGCAAATCGTTTGGACCACCCGTCTCTCCGTTTTGATGCTCTATAGCGGAATCATCTGCACGGCCTTCGCCAACTGGGCGATGACGATGGTGAACCGGAGCCTGCCAGCCGTCACCACGTCGCTGTGTCTTCTCGCGACGCCGCTGCTCGGGATCATCAGCGCGACCGTGATGCTGAACGAGCCGCTCGAGCCATCGCTGTTTCTGGCGATGACGCTGATCATCGGCGGGATCGCACTCGGCACCGTCGCGGGCGGTTGGCCGCGGCGATAG